Within the bacterium genome, the region CCATAGACGACCTTATTGATTGCCTTAGCGCCGCTGGGATAACCGTTGTAGGAATCCACCCGCTGAAAAAAACTGAAGACCCACTCACGATGTATTTCAAGGACATAGGCGATGTAAAAATTCTCGACAAAGATGAGGAGATAAAGATTGCAAAAAGACTTCGGGCAACCCTCGAAAGATTTCAGGATTATGTTCCCATGACGACTGTCTCAGTTGAGCACCTTCTTAGAATCGGGAAAAAGCTCGAGCTGGGGCTCATAAGCATAGATGATTTTACCATAACCTCGTTCAGACCATCCGATGTTAAACCAACTCGTCATAGAGCTGAAATACTAACCTCACTGAAGCGGGTGGAAATCCTTTACCGAAAAAAGCTCGTGCCGTTCATTCACTCGGCTAAAAAGGCGAGCATAGGCCAGGCAACATACTGGCAACGCAAGGAATGGTATTACAGGCAACTGCTCGACTATGTTAAGAAAATTAATCCTTCCTATCGAGTTCTCGAGCAAATTCTTCCCGTGCTTACGAATATAAAACGAATATACGACCAGTTTAAGGACAACATCGAAGAAACGCTAAGCCTTGCGGGGATTACATTCGAGCAGATTGAAGAGCTCTATAAAACGCCAAAAACGAAAAGACGAAAGCTCGCCAAGGAAATGGGTATATCAGATGTTGTGGCTGAAAGCGCACTCAAGGAATATCGCAAATTCAAGCTTCTCGAGGATAGAATATCGGATATTTCGCTTCTACCACCCAAAATTTTATTCGAGGAGATAGACGAACTACGCAAACTTCGCGCCCAATACGAGCAGGACCGCGAAACGCTTCTCAAATCAAATGTCAGGCTTGTTGTGAACATTGCCCAGAATTACATCAATCAGGGTGTTGACTATCTTGACCTTATTCAGGAGGGCAATCAGGCGCTTATACGCGCTATAGAGCGTTTTGACCCGAGCAAGGGATACAGAGTTTCAACATACGCCATATG harbors:
- a CDS encoding sigma-70 family RNA polymerase sigma factor, whose translation is MHSDDEKLILVEQLLEHLGDRKSITLDEVQKILKDTRFAGKFTIDDLIDCLSAAGITVVGIHPLKKTEDPLTMYFKDIGDVKILDKDEEIKIAKRLRATLERFQDYVPMTTVSVEHLLRIGKKLELGLISIDDFTITSFRPSDVKPTRHRAEILTSLKRVEILYRKKLVPFIHSAKKASIGQATYWQRKEWYYRQLLDYVKKINPSYRVLEQILPVLTNIKRIYDQFKDNIEETLSLAGITFEQIEELYKTPKTKRRKLAKEMGISDVVAESALKEYRKFKLLEDRISDISLLPPKILFEEIDELRKLRAQYEQDRETLLKSNVRLVVNIAQNYINQGVDYLDLIQEGNQALIRAIERFDPSKGYRVSTYAIWWIRQAMLKAIAEQGQAVRIPTYLAQWARKYSRVVHDLTQRYGREPTKEEIAEELGITVHELSNMLQAIQGQISLDRKLGHEEDSKTLGELLEDTSIQAPDYELRIQQLKEEISKLLSLLDEREAKVISLRFGLEDNYPRTLDEIGRIFGLSRERIRQIEARALRKLRKPFKLRELQQYLKEE